One Deinococcus grandis DNA window includes the following coding sequences:
- a CDS encoding NAD(P)H-binding protein codes for MNLAVIGAAGGVGRRVAAQAAAAGHQVRALVRTSEQADMLALHGAQPVQGDLTGDWTAVLDGADAVVWAAGAGASGHFQAIDGDALIAVTDELVRRRASGGPARLVVVSSMGVDRPEQMPPFLAAVLRVKAVSDAHVQASGLDWTVVRPGGLTDAPGTGLVSAGMPAPRGMIARDDVAAVVLACLNDPRSVGQTFEVVAGDTPVARAVAALEEWRRQWGVGRG; via the coding sequence ATGAACCTCGCAGTAATCGGAGCGGCCGGTGGCGTGGGCCGCCGCGTGGCCGCGCAGGCCGCCGCCGCCGGACATCAGGTCCGCGCCCTGGTCCGCACGTCCGAACAGGCCGACATGCTCGCACTGCACGGCGCGCAGCCCGTCCAGGGCGACCTGACTGGCGACTGGACGGCCGTGCTGGACGGCGCCGACGCGGTCGTGTGGGCCGCCGGGGCGGGCGCCAGCGGCCACTTCCAGGCCATCGACGGGGACGCCCTGATCGCCGTGACGGACGAACTCGTCCGCCGCCGCGCCTCGGGCGGGCCCGCGCGCCTCGTGGTGGTCAGTTCCATGGGCGTGGACCGCCCCGAGCAGATGCCGCCCTTCCTGGCCGCCGTGCTGCGCGTCAAGGCCGTCTCGGACGCGCACGTGCAGGCCAGCGGGCTGGACTGGACGGTCGTGCGGCCCGGCGGCCTGACCGACGCCCCCGGCACCGGCCTGGTCAGTGCCGGCATGCCCGCCCCGCGCGGTATGATCGCCCGCGACGACGTGGCGGCCGTGGTCCTCGCCTGCCTGAACGACCCACGCAGCGTGGGGCAGACCTTCGAGGTGGTCGCCGGGGACACCCCGGTCGCGCGGGCGGTCGCGGCGCTGGAAGAGTGGAGGAGGCAGTGGGGAGTGGGTCGGGGCTGA
- the xseB gene encoding exodeoxyribonuclease VII small subunit, giving the protein MTEPQPTSYREAYARLSRIAAELESGEADLDRVLPLLEDARAAYAQCRGRIEAVRAVLAGDWADDSDADETDTDDAE; this is encoded by the coding sequence ATGACTGAGCCTCAGCCCACCTCGTACCGGGAGGCGTACGCCCGGCTGAGCCGCATCGCCGCCGAACTCGAATCCGGCGAGGCGGACCTGGACCGCGTCCTGCCGCTGCTGGAGGACGCCCGCGCCGCCTACGCCCAGTGCCGGGGGCGGATCGAGGCGGTGCGCGCCGTGCTGGCCGGAGACTGGGCCGACGACAGCGACGCAGACGAAACCGACACGGACGATGCGGAGTAA
- a CDS encoding flavin reductase family protein has protein sequence MTPPASAPDALPVTHFDLTALPGAARYKLLTATVTPRPIAWVSTLGEGGHVNLAPYSFFGLMGSDPPVVAFAPGDRADGTPKDTALNIGAGGEFTVNLVSEALAVTMNATATDFPHGQGEPDALGIPLAPGVKVAAPRVAAAPAALECREVQTVLIGRTRIILGEVLGLTLRADAVQDADRHHVDTGALDLIGRMGGRGTYARTRDTFVIDRISFEEWQKGQ, from the coding sequence ATGACGCCTCCCGCTTCTGCACCGGACGCCCTCCCGGTGACGCACTTCGACCTGACGGCGCTGCCCGGCGCGGCGCGGTACAAGCTGCTCACGGCGACCGTCACGCCCCGCCCGATCGCGTGGGTGAGCACGCTGGGCGAGGGCGGGCACGTGAACCTCGCGCCGTACTCCTTCTTCGGCCTGATGGGCAGCGACCCGCCCGTCGTGGCCTTCGCGCCCGGCGACCGCGCCGACGGCACCCCGAAGGACACCGCCCTGAATATCGGCGCGGGCGGCGAGTTCACCGTGAACCTCGTCAGCGAGGCGCTGGCCGTCACCATGAACGCCACCGCCACGGACTTCCCGCACGGGCAGGGGGAGCCGGACGCGCTGGGCATTCCCCTCGCGCCGGGCGTGAAGGTCGCCGCGCCGCGCGTGGCCGCCGCGCCCGCCGCGCTGGAATGCCGCGAGGTGCAGACCGTCCTCATCGGCCGCACCCGCATCATCCTGGGCGAGGTGCTGGGCCTCACCCTGCGCGCGGACGCCGTGCAGGACGCCGACCGGCACCACGTGGACACCGGCGCGCTGGACCTGATCGGCCGCATGGGCGGACGCGGCACGTACGCCCGCACCCGCGACACGTTCGTCATCGACCGGATTTCCTTCGAGGAGTGGCAGAAGGGGCAGTAG
- a CDS encoding DNA-3-methyladenine glycosylase family protein yields the protein MPLPAHQAPLADHVAAAAHLSRDPVLAGVIARVGDLPVLTPTADPFGTLIRNVTGQQLSVKAAASIHARVTATLGEVTADTLLAASGDTLRGAGLSWAKVRTVQAIAQAAKTGAVDFAHLSEQDDETVIAELLPLPGIGRWTAEMFLMFALARADVFSLGDLALRQGLARLHPDAPGGEILSRWAPYRTLAARYVWADNARVKAGGEPA from the coding sequence ATGCCCCTGCCCGCCCATCAGGCTCCCCTCGCCGATCACGTCGCCGCCGCCGCCCACCTGTCCCGCGACCCCGTCCTGGCCGGGGTGATCGCCCGGGTGGGTGACCTGCCGGTCCTGACGCCCACCGCCGATCCGTTCGGGACGCTGATCCGGAACGTGACGGGGCAGCAGCTGAGCGTGAAGGCCGCCGCGAGCATCCACGCCCGCGTGACCGCCACCCTGGGTGAGGTCACGGCGGACACGCTGCTGGCCGCCAGCGGCGACACCCTGCGCGGCGCGGGCCTGTCCTGGGCGAAGGTGCGGACCGTGCAGGCCATCGCGCAGGCCGCGAAGACCGGCGCGGTGGACTTCGCGCACCTGAGCGAGCAGGACGACGAGACCGTGATCGCCGAACTGCTGCCCCTGCCCGGCATCGGCCGCTGGACCGCCGAGATGTTCCTGATGTTCGCCCTGGCCCGCGCGGACGTGTTCAGCCTCGGGGACCTCGCGCTGCGCCAGGGCCTCGCGCGACTGCACCCGGACGCGCCCGGCGGCGAGATCCTGAGCCGCTGGGCCCCTTACCGCACGCTGGCCGCCCGCTACGTCTGGGCGGACAACGCCCGCGTGAAGGCCGGAGGGGAACCGGCGTGA
- a CDS encoding PulJ/GspJ family protein gives MRRAARESGLTLIEILLALGIMGVVMVLITNWQTGTLDLTTRTNATARGLTELNDLTGYVGDRVRAAQRVRVATSGFSVNSGSGNACSALSPCLAVVLPETNPTTGAVTKYVLFVYRMEPRSAVTADKTPDDWAETNVQVLREYRSGDSGTTPVNCVPGAGQTFETATGAGCAAMQGLAGLASVGGFNPYLVADYLTPSDKLPGSAAPFEWSAATRSVTLRVQFRQQAGGRVTTLPPTQAYALNVQARNAPVVP, from the coding sequence GTGAGGCGCGCCGCGCGCGAGTCGGGCCTGACCCTGATCGAGATCCTGCTGGCGCTGGGCATCATGGGCGTCGTGATGGTCCTGATCACCAACTGGCAGACCGGCACCCTGGACCTCACCACCCGCACGAACGCCACCGCGCGCGGCCTGACCGAACTGAACGACCTGACCGGCTACGTGGGCGACCGCGTCCGGGCGGCGCAGCGGGTCCGGGTGGCCACGTCGGGCTTCAGTGTGAACAGCGGCAGCGGGAACGCCTGCTCGGCGCTCTCCCCCTGTCTGGCGGTCGTGCTGCCCGAGACCAATCCCACGACCGGCGCCGTCACGAAGTACGTCCTGTTCGTGTACCGCATGGAACCCCGCTCGGCGGTCACGGCCGACAAGACCCCGGACGACTGGGCGGAAACCAACGTGCAGGTCCTGCGCGAGTACCGCAGCGGCGACTCGGGCACCACACCCGTGAACTGCGTGCCCGGCGCCGGTCAGACCTTCGAGACGGCCACGGGCGCGGGCTGCGCCGCCATGCAGGGCCTCGCGGGGCTGGCCTCGGTGGGCGGGTTCAATCCGTACCTCGTGGCGGATTACCTGACGCCGTCGGACAAACTGCCGGGCAGCGCCGCGCCGTTCGAGTGGAGCGCCGCGACCCGTTCGGTCACGCTGCGCGTCCAGTTCCGCCAGCAGGCGGGCGGCCGCGTGACGACCCTCCCCCCCACCCAGGCCTACGCCCTGAACGTCCAGGCACGCAACGCGCCGGTCGTGCCCTGA
- a CDS encoding type II secretion system protein, whose translation MNRATREAGLTLIEVLIALAIFTVLSIAVLGVLPTLFKVNRSNQNDQAVTVAAKAFMESVRTSYSAQSTFDAGTLPAAPDTSLMGGLTCTTSQTNPVPTWVTASGSPMLRRVTLSCTGTGQPNYAFTLDFGRPTGAAGGAGS comes from the coding sequence ATGAACCGCGCCACGCGCGAGGCGGGCCTGACCCTGATCGAGGTGCTGATCGCGCTGGCGATCTTCACGGTGCTGAGTATCGCCGTGCTGGGCGTCCTGCCCACCCTGTTCAAGGTGAACCGCAGCAACCAGAACGACCAGGCCGTCACGGTGGCCGCCAAGGCCTTCATGGAGTCCGTGCGGACCAGCTACAGCGCCCAGAGCACCTTCGACGCGGGCACGCTGCCCGCCGCGCCCGACACCAGCCTGATGGGCGGCCTGACCTGCACCACCAGCCAGACCAACCCGGTCCCGACCTGGGTAACCGCCAGCGGCAGCCCGATGCTGCGCCGCGTCACCCTGAGCTGCACCGGGACCGGCCAGCCGAACTACGCCTTCACGCTGGACTTCGGGCGCCCGACCGGCGCGGCAGGCGGGGCGGGCTCGTGA
- a CDS encoding pilus assembly FimT family protein, giving the protein MRPTGFTLLEVLIVVAIVGILAALGLGSYTRWRASSAVGEGTQVFTQAVNAARTGAKRLNTCQEVLLTAASASPSLTVRAYPGSTCSGTPTVRTLNLPAGVQASLHTGANSLSFRAPYGSTDAAPAQFKVFWAADPAITRLVRVTGIFGKVIVK; this is encoded by the coding sequence GTGAGACCCACCGGTTTCACGCTGCTGGAAGTGCTGATCGTCGTGGCGATCGTGGGCATCCTGGCCGCGCTGGGCCTGGGCAGCTACACCCGCTGGCGAGCCAGCAGCGCCGTCGGCGAGGGCACGCAGGTGTTCACGCAGGCCGTGAACGCCGCCCGCACCGGCGCCAAGCGCCTGAACACCTGCCAGGAGGTCCTGCTCACGGCCGCCAGCGCCAGCCCGTCCCTCACCGTCCGAGCGTACCCGGGCAGCACCTGCAGTGGCACGCCCACCGTCCGCACCCTGAACCTCCCGGCCGGCGTGCAGGCCAGCCTGCATACCGGCGCCAACAGCCTGTCGTTCCGCGCGCCGTACGGCTCCACGGACGCCGCCCCGGCCCAGTTCAAGGTCTTCTGGGCGGCCGACCCGGCCATCACGCGGCTCGTGCGGGTCACGGGCATCTTCGGGAAGGTGATCGTGAAATGA
- a CDS encoding pilus assembly PilX family protein gives MNTSRGRKFSGSEQGVALVVTLLFTGIVLMIIVMTSATLVTGARSGGAEERRAYLALLAAESGLNTVMVRVNRRLTTTPYTGSTQTDLQTWLGGLNGDPEAALFPATLTFTPNSADTFTVESRGSAAGAVKIALQDFTLKPVYLSTGMRLRAALTSLPRINANGNATITGQSNRGQITTLAGTGVSAALGSSAVTVTVTDASGLTRGDYVQIPAGTAGQRFRVDGVSGTQLSLTSVPGPLATALVATAATGVDLILNAAAQTTTSVTDPLTQRVSNAADFMPGEVVTVGGFKATVTAISSSGGSPDGSPDGLVLDWQAGQPATITEGTEITRDLSAMRSANAIEVKDTTNAVGSFTMDGSNDCQIVDKKLVNCEGAADPLLANGSALEADKFFTQQLLGMTDAQLNELVPLSYPDASGNFPPMVNAIRRIRAQDFDALLKNSTSSGLLIVDGDINSNVNGNTTFDGFIYFRGNQGGKFNGNLTVNGAIAVRGGPIEGITTDDVVTDITGSLKINFSAVKLRQLLMNTRGGLTLNDTQGTWRQR, from the coding sequence ATGAACACGTCTCGGGGGAGGAAGTTCAGCGGGTCCGAGCAGGGGGTGGCGCTCGTCGTCACGCTGCTGTTCACCGGAATCGTCCTGATGATCATCGTCATGACCAGCGCCACCCTGGTCACCGGCGCGCGCAGCGGCGGCGCAGAAGAACGCCGCGCGTACCTGGCGCTGCTGGCGGCCGAGAGCGGCCTGAACACCGTCATGGTGCGCGTCAACCGCCGCCTGACCACCACGCCCTACACCGGCAGCACCCAGACGGACCTGCAGACCTGGCTGGGCGGCCTGAACGGCGACCCCGAAGCGGCCCTGTTCCCCGCCACGCTGACCTTCACCCCGAACAGCGCCGACACCTTCACCGTCGAGTCGCGCGGCAGCGCCGCGGGCGCCGTCAAGATCGCGCTGCAGGACTTCACCCTGAAACCCGTCTACCTGTCCACCGGCATGCGGCTGCGCGCCGCCCTGACCTCCCTGCCGCGCATCAACGCCAACGGCAACGCGACCATCACCGGGCAGTCGAACCGCGGCCAGATCACCACCCTGGCCGGGACCGGCGTCAGCGCCGCACTGGGCAGCAGCGCCGTCACCGTGACCGTCACCGACGCCAGCGGCCTGACCCGGGGCGACTACGTGCAGATCCCCGCCGGGACCGCCGGGCAGCGCTTCCGGGTGGACGGCGTCAGCGGCACGCAACTGAGCCTGACCAGCGTGCCCGGCCCACTCGCGACTGCGCTGGTCGCCACCGCCGCGACCGGCGTGGACCTGATCCTGAACGCAGCCGCGCAGACGACCACCAGCGTCACCGATCCCCTCACGCAGCGCGTGTCGAACGCCGCGGATTTCATGCCCGGCGAGGTCGTCACCGTCGGCGGTTTCAAGGCGACCGTCACCGCGATCAGCAGCAGCGGCGGCAGCCCCGACGGCAGCCCCGACGGGCTGGTCCTGGACTGGCAGGCCGGGCAGCCCGCCACCATCACCGAGGGCACCGAGATCACCCGCGACCTGTCCGCCATGCGCAGCGCCAACGCCATCGAGGTGAAGGACACCACCAATGCCGTGGGGAGCTTCACCATGGACGGCAGCAACGACTGCCAGATCGTGGACAAGAAACTCGTGAACTGCGAGGGCGCCGCCGATCCGCTCCTCGCCAACGGCTCAGCGCTGGAAGCCGACAAGTTCTTCACGCAGCAGCTGCTGGGCATGACCGACGCGCAGCTGAACGAACTCGTGCCGCTGTCCTACCCGGACGCCAGCGGCAACTTCCCGCCGATGGTGAACGCCATCCGCCGCATCCGCGCGCAGGACTTCGACGCCCTGCTCAAGAACAGCACCTCCAGCGGCCTGCTCATCGTGGACGGCGACATCAACTCCAACGTGAACGGCAACACCACCTTCGACGGCTTCATCTACTTCCGCGGCAACCAGGGCGGGAAGTTCAACGGGAACCTCACCGTGAACGGCGCCATCGCCGTGCGCGGCGGCCCGATCGAGGGCATCACCACCGACGACGTCGTCACGGACATCACCGGCAGCCTCAAGATCAACTTCAGCGCCGTGAAACTCCGGCAGCTGCTGATGAACACGCGCGGCGGCCTGACCCTGAACGACACCCAGGGCACCTGGAGGCAGCGGTGA
- a CDS encoding peptidase C39 family protein, with protein MQRGPLLPTLVLSASLLSPGAEALTMTYPNSTTTIHEQPGDWAGGEGRGAVATPAGLSLAPGATSGTWTSAPLRVPAFDELVPSWNAVTPARGSVSVEVRAQNAGGWTRWFSFGTWSDAGDRASLDGQKDSAGQVLTDTLRLTAKSSAVQYRVTLRGAGTAVRLVALNTSDRARRSEALGAPGNRAAWGKEVRVPQRSQMLYPDGGEVWCSPTSVSMILAKHGVNVTVPDAARGTFDREYDGTGNWAFNAAYAGARGMRAVVLRLPSLAAAETYTAQGTPLAVSLGWKAGELPGAAIPSSGGHLMVLTGFDPQGNPVLNDPAAPTDAGVRRTYPRAAFERLWLGHSGGVAYLITPR; from the coding sequence ATGCAACGCGGTCCCCTGCTGCCGACCCTCGTCCTGTCAGCGTCCCTGCTCAGCCCGGGCGCGGAGGCCCTCACGATGACGTACCCGAACTCCACCACCACCATCCACGAGCAGCCCGGCGACTGGGCCGGCGGCGAGGGACGCGGCGCGGTCGCCACCCCCGCAGGCCTGAGCCTCGCGCCGGGCGCGACGAGCGGCACCTGGACGTCCGCGCCCCTGAGGGTGCCCGCCTTCGACGAACTGGTCCCCTCGTGGAACGCCGTCACGCCCGCGCGCGGCAGCGTCAGCGTGGAGGTCCGCGCGCAGAACGCCGGGGGCTGGACCCGCTGGTTCAGTTTCGGCACCTGGAGCGACGCCGGGGACCGCGCCAGCCTGGACGGGCAGAAGGACAGCGCCGGGCAGGTCCTGACCGACACGCTGCGCCTGACCGCCAAGTCCAGCGCCGTGCAGTACCGCGTGACGCTGCGCGGCGCCGGGACCGCCGTGCGGCTCGTGGCACTGAACACCAGTGACCGCGCCCGCCGCAGCGAGGCCCTGGGTGCCCCCGGCAATCGAGCCGCGTGGGGGAAGGAGGTCCGGGTGCCGCAGCGGTCCCAGATGCTCTACCCGGACGGCGGGGAGGTCTGGTGCAGCCCGACCAGCGTCTCGATGATCCTCGCCAAGCACGGCGTGAACGTCACGGTGCCCGACGCGGCGCGCGGCACCTTCGACCGGGAGTACGACGGCACCGGCAACTGGGCCTTCAACGCCGCGTACGCCGGGGCGCGCGGCATGCGCGCGGTCGTGCTGCGCCTGCCCAGCCTCGCCGCCGCCGAGACCTACACCGCGCAGGGCACCCCGCTGGCCGTCAGCCTGGGCTGGAAGGCCGGGGAACTGCCAGGGGCCGCCATCCCCAGTTCGGGCGGGCACCTGATGGTCCTGACCGGCTTCGACCCGCAGGGCAACCCGGTCCTGAACGACCCGGCCGCCCCGACCGACGCGGGCGTGCGCCGCACCTACCCGCGCGCCGCGTTCGAACGGCTGTGGCTGGGCCACTCCGGCGGCGTGGCGTACCTGATCACGCCCCGCTGA
- a CDS encoding P1 family peptidase — protein MTPNLTLTGIPGVRVGHWTHAEARTGCTAILLPPAGAVASASFLGPSPGTREGVLLAPEKKVERIHALLLTGGSAFGLAAASGVVRVLEELGVGHETPWARVPIVPAAVIYDLGVGRADVRPGDAEGERAARAASSDPVPRGLVGAGTGATAGKYLGRGAVPGGLGSVLLERHGVRVGALAVVNPIGDVLDERGGVLAGPGIGPGAAVFTPGDAENTTLVAVVTEHALSKAECRRLADAAQAALARVIHPSHTFWDGDSAFMVSTGTLPAADPLLLGALVQEAVCAAVRDAVRCSNPASYQQ, from the coding sequence ATGACCCCGAACCTCACCCTGACCGGCATTCCTGGCGTGCGCGTGGGCCACTGGACGCACGCCGAGGCCCGCACGGGCTGCACCGCGATCCTGCTGCCCCCGGCAGGCGCGGTGGCGTCCGCGTCGTTCCTCGGCCCCAGCCCCGGCACGCGCGAGGGCGTGCTGCTCGCCCCGGAGAAGAAGGTGGAGCGCATTCACGCGCTGCTTTTGACGGGGGGCAGTGCCTTCGGGCTCGCGGCGGCGTCGGGCGTGGTGCGGGTGCTGGAGGAACTTGGCGTGGGCCATGAGACGCCCTGGGCGCGCGTGCCGATCGTGCCCGCTGCCGTGATCTACGACCTGGGCGTGGGCCGCGCGGACGTCCGCCCCGGCGACGCCGAGGGGGAACGGGCGGCCCGCGCGGCCAGCAGCGACCCCGTACCGCGTGGTCTGGTCGGGGCGGGCACCGGGGCGACCGCCGGGAAGTACCTGGGCCGGGGCGCCGTGCCGGGCGGGCTGGGCAGCGTGCTGCTGGAGCGGCATGGGGTGCGGGTGGGGGCGCTGGCGGTCGTGAACCCCATCGGGGACGTGCTGGACGAGCGGGGCGGCGTGCTGGCCGGGCCGGGTATCGGGCCGGGCGCGGCGGTGTTCACGCCGGGCGACGCGGAGAACACCACGCTCGTCGCGGTCGTCACCGAGCACGCCCTGAGCAAGGCGGAGTGCCGGCGGCTGGCGGATGCGGCGCAGGCGGCCCTGGCGCGCGTCATTCACCCCAGCCACACCTTCTGGGATGGGGACAGTGCGTTCATGGTGAGCACGGGGACGCTCCCGGCGGCCGATCCGTTGCTGCTGGGCGCCCTGGTGCAGGAGGCGGTGTGCGCGGCGGTGCGGGACGCGGTGCGCTGCTCAAATCCGGCCTCGTATCAACAGTAG
- a CDS encoding NUDIX domain-containing protein, with protein MSREGYVRDLRALIGPRPVNLIGVAALIIDPHGHLLLARRVNADRWGLIAGLSELGEALPDTLRREVHEESRLTVTDAHLIDLLGPAQLSEAPNGDQFYAYTAAYRVTGWHGTPQPDGHELADLRFFPRADLPHLPLTRLGHAALTWTA; from the coding sequence ATGAGTAGAGAAGGCTATGTCCGTGACCTCCGCGCACTGATCGGCCCGCGCCCCGTCAACCTGATCGGCGTCGCGGCCCTCATCATCGACCCGCACGGGCACCTGCTGCTCGCGCGGCGCGTGAACGCCGACCGCTGGGGCCTCATCGCGGGCCTGAGCGAACTGGGCGAGGCGCTGCCCGACACCCTGCGCCGCGAGGTCCACGAGGAGAGCCGCCTGACCGTCACCGACGCGCACCTGATTGACCTGCTCGGCCCCGCGCAGCTCAGCGAGGCCCCGAACGGCGACCAGTTCTACGCGTACACCGCCGCGTACCGCGTGACCGGCTGGCACGGCACCCCGCAGCCCGACGGGCATGAACTCGCCGACCTGCGCTTCTTCCCGCGCGCCGACCTCCCGCACCTGCCGCTGACCCGCCTGGGCCACGCCGCGCTGACGTGGACCGCGTGA
- a CDS encoding NUDIX hydrolase, whose protein sequence is MTYIRDLRARTGPMPLILSGACALLLRGQEVLLQRRGDTGGWGTPGGLSEPGESLEDTLRREVHEETGLTVLDPLLVTVVSGPDTFVRLPNGDEFYQVSAAYVVRRWEGVPRADGLEGLELRFWPLDALPDGLGPVDRVVLAQLRTCVGVL, encoded by the coding sequence GTGACGTACATCCGCGACCTGCGCGCCCGCACCGGCCCGATGCCACTGATCCTGTCCGGCGCGTGCGCGCTGCTCCTGCGCGGCCAGGAGGTCCTGCTGCAACGGCGCGGCGACACCGGCGGCTGGGGGACACCCGGCGGGCTGAGTGAACCCGGCGAGTCCCTGGAGGACACCCTGCGGCGCGAGGTGCACGAGGAGACCGGTCTGACCGTGCTGGACCCCCTCCTGGTCACGGTGGTCAGCGGGCCGGACACGTTCGTGCGCCTGCCGAACGGGGACGAGTTCTATCAGGTGTCCGCCGCGTACGTCGTGCGCCGCTGGGAGGGCGTGCCCCGCGCGGACGGGCTGGAGGGCCTCGAATTGCGCTTCTGGCCGCTGGACGCCCTGCCGGACGGGCTGGGCCCGGTGGACCGCGTGGTGCTGGCGCAGCTGCGCACCTGCGTGGGTGTCCTCTAA
- a CDS encoding N-acetyltransferase has protein sequence MNDPIRQLARAEATAHGRGGTRAEFGPLVAAHHGPGLPLNSAWHDGSAPLTEADLLAFEAFSAAHDTPATLHLLAPSVNDALPLLTARGYALTYVLHAFTHDLHDLPPAPTLDVRRSDDPDGWAALSAQGFGPGSEAVMRVVAHLPGTQLYQANVDGQAAGTAALSLTEGVAALFGTSTLPGLRGLGAQTALLAARLHAAHAQGAALASVFATPGSASERNIRRAGFGLTTLRLTFTRAG, from the coding sequence ATGAACGACCCCATCCGGCAGCTCGCGCGGGCCGAGGCCACCGCCCACGGGCGGGGCGGCACCCGCGCCGAATTCGGCCCGCTGGTCGCCGCGCACCACGGTCCAGGCCTGCCGCTGAACAGCGCGTGGCATGACGGGAGCGCGCCGCTCACGGAGGCGGACCTGCTGGCCTTCGAGGCGTTCAGTGCCGCGCACGACACGCCCGCCACGCTGCACCTCCTCGCCCCCAGCGTGAACGACGCCCTGCCCCTCCTGACCGCGCGCGGGTACGCCCTGACGTACGTGCTGCACGCCTTCACGCACGACCTGCACGACCTCCCCCCGGCGCCCACCCTGGACGTGCGCCGCAGCGACGACCCGGACGGCTGGGCGGCCCTCTCCGCCCAGGGCTTCGGCCCGGGCAGCGAGGCCGTCATGCGGGTCGTGGCGCACCTGCCCGGCACGCAGCTGTATCAGGCGAACGTGGACGGGCAGGCTGCCGGGACCGCCGCGCTGAGCCTCACGGAGGGGGTCGCGGCGCTGTTCGGCACCTCCACCCTGCCCGGCCTCCGGGGCCTGGGCGCGCAGACCGCGCTGCTCGCCGCGCGCCTGCACGCCGCCCACGCGCAGGGCGCAGCGCTCGCCAGCGTGTTCGCCACGCCCGGCAGCGCCAGCGAACGCAACATCCGCCGCGCCGGATTCGGGTTGACCACCCTGCGCCTGACCTTCACCCGGGCCGGTTAG